The sequence ATCTCTGAGATCAGCATCCCGGCGATCCCTTTAGGGCGTGGACCCTTCTCTTTCGCTCTAACCTCTTCGATGAGCGACCGGAAGGGATCTCTCCTTCCCTCGGGATTGTAAGAGAAGTACTTTCCTGTTATCACTTCTTCCTTCTCCTGTATGATCTTCTCTATGGCCTTTTCCTTCTCTTTTTCCTCTTCAGAGGGTTTGGCGATGACCTCCCCCTTTCCTTCCTCCTGAGCAAGCGCGACGAGACACGGGGAAAAGAGGAGAAGGATGATTAAAACAAACAGAGACATGAAGGATCTTGTCTTATCATTCTTCATTTTTTTATTTCCTTTTTCTCTTTTTCACTTTCTTCTATATAGATGAAAGTCGTAGCTATGAATGATGACTTGATGGTCTTGACGCTTCCGCCCCAGACTGCATTGATAAGCACATTCGTGATGTTGACGATTCTCGAGTATTTTCCGATCTGATCGAAGAAGATCCCCAGGTCATGGTAACCGCCGATGATCTCCATCTTGATTGGAAATTCCTTATAGAATTCCTGCTGCTTGAACGATTCCGGGTCGAAGAGCTTTAGCTCCAGGTTGGCCCTGTCCGCCAGGCTCTTGATATCCTTCAGGAGGTCTCCCGTCTCTGGCTCCGTCGGGAGGATCTGCCGCAGATATCCAAGCTTCTCTTCTAGGTTGGCGATCTCCCTTTCGAATTCCGGCAGCTTGGCTTCGATGGCTTGCCCTTTCTTGATCTCCTGCTGTTTCTTTTCGAGCTTTGCCTGCATATCATTGATATCTTTGTTCATCTCGGAGAAGTTCGGATAGAAACGCCAGGCGATGAGGATGACTGCGGCCGAAAGGGCGAGAACCAGAACGAGTTTGCCCCAATAGGGAAGATTTTTTAACATGTCTTTTCCTCGCTCAACTATGTATTTATGACTACATCTCCTTGGTTGCTTCCTGAGGTTGTTTCCCTTCAGGTACGAACGTGCAGCTCAGCTGGAAAGATACACCCTCAGGAATCTCCTTCGTCTGCCCGAGGCTGACGTTGTTGAAATAAGCAGACTGGTTCAGGTTGTTGTAAAAGTTGGAAACGGCCGTGTAAGTCGTTGCCTTGCCATTGAGAGTGATTACATTGCTCTTCTCGGAGAGTGAATCCAGCCATAGGAAATCGGGAAGGTTCCTGCTTATCTGGTCGAGAATAAGGACCGGAACGGTCTGATTCTTTTTGAGTTGCAGTATGATGTTGACCTTTCTCTCGAGCAGGTCGCGCCTCTTCTGATAAAGATCCCCTTTTTTCCGGACTTCTTCCAGCCTCTTTAGCTCCTTGTCAGCCCTCTCGTTCTCGGCTTTGAGCCTCCGTGTCTGCCTGTCAAGAGAGTAATACCATCCAGCCACTACGATGAAAGATAAAACGATGATGCCGATCAGGATGAGTCCTCTCCACCACCCTTCTCCCCGCTCAATGGTTATGATTGGAGCCCTTTCCTTTGCTGGCCTTCTCTCCGCCAGCAGATTTATCTTTATCATTTTTCTCCTGCCTTTCTTAATGCAAGTCCTACGGCAACACAAGCGGATGATGCCATCTTGTTGAGCAGTTCAGGAGGGAAATCCCTGGTATTGGCTATTATCTTCCTGAAAGGGTTGAGGATCTCCACGGAGACCCCGAACCGGTCCGTGAAGGCCTGCCTGAAATTGTAGATCTGCGAGGCGCCACCTGTCACCACGATCTTGCTGATGGCTTCATCGATGGCCGTTGTTGCTTTAAAGAAATCGACCGTCTTCTGAATTTCACTGATAACGTCGGATGTCACGGAAGAGATTATGGGGAAGACGCTCTCGAATGAGACCTTTTCAAGGTCCTCGCCGCATTTTAATTTTTCGGCCTGTTCCGCCGTCAGGTTCAGCTCTTTCTGGATGGCATCGGTATACTGATTGCCACCGATGGATATGTCTCTCCAGAATACAGAGTTGGCTCCTTTCATTATGACGATTGTCGTCACGCTGGCGCCCATATCGATAAGAGCGATGTTATCCTGGGGTTCGACATCGTAATTGGCCTCATAGGCGTTCTGAAGGGCAAAGGCATCCACATCGACGACGAGGGGATTCAGACCTGCCTGACTGAGGACGCTCACGTAATCGTTGATCCTCTCCTTCTTGACGGCGGCAAGGAGGACATCCATGTTCCCCTCGCCGGACAGACTGACACCTTCCAAGATCTGGTAATCGATGTTGACATCCTCGATATCAAAAGGAATGTACTGTTCGGCCTCCCACCGGATTGACTCCGCTAGTTCTTCCTTGCTCATCACGGGAAGGGAGATCCTCTTGATGATGACGGAATGACCGGAGAGAGCGGTAGCCAAATTCTTGTTCTTTATGCCGCTCTTCTCATAGGCTCGATGGATGGCATCAATGACGAGCCCCGAGTCCATGATGGACCCGTCAACTATAGCCTCTGAAGAGAGGGGTTCCAGGGCAAGTCCGAGAAGCTGATACCCTTTCGCCCTTCCCAAGTCTTTGACCTCCACGATCTTTATAGAGTTGTCACCTATGTCCAGCCCGACCAGGTTCTTTGCTTTTCCGAATATCATTTTTTCACCTTTGAAGTTAATTTTAACTTGCAGTTACGCCAAAAGCTTAAAGCAGTGCTTTAACATAACACAAAGAAAATTTGGGTGTCAAGAATATTTTTTTCACTGCGGAGCGGTCGGTGTACCCGGATATCTTTTTTACTGATGTACACCCCAATAGATTCTAATAAAAGGTAAATCATTTTACCTCTTATTGGCAAAGTATATATCTTTAAATGATAAATTCAAGAATTTATTCCAAAAATTTTAAATTTGAGTGGCGCTATTGACAGCCTTCAATCAATCTTATAAATTTTAAGGTTTAAAAATTACTGATAAGAGAGGATGTTGTGTCAAGAGTCTGCGAGATATGCGGGAAAAAGCCCCAGTTCGGTCATAGTATCAGCCACGCCCACAATGTGACTCGGAAGATCTGGCATCCCAATCTGAAGAGCGTCAGGATCATCGAGAACGGAACGGTCAGGAGAGCAAAGATCTGCACGAGATGCCTGAGATCCGGGAGAGTGGTCAAGGCTATATCCTAGCCGGCGATTATGGCAATGGCATCGATTTCTACTTTCGATCCCTTCGGAAGGGAGGCTACACCCACCGTCGATCGCGCCGGAGGATTCACTCCAAAGAACTTTGAATAGACTGCATTCATTCCTTCAAAGTCGTTCAAATCGGTAAGAAAAACCGTTGTTCGGACGACGTCGAGCAAAGTGGCAGCCGAGTCCTCGAGAAGGGCAGTTAGATTTCTTATTACAAGCTCCGTTTGCTCTTCGATTGTGCCGCTCGCCATCTGACCGGTGGTCGGGTCAAGAGGGATCTGCCCGGATATGAATATCATGTTCCCCACTTTAACTGCCGGAGAGTAAGGGCCAATGGCCCTCGGCCCCTTTGACGAATGGATTATTTTCTTCATAAACCCTCCTCTTTTAGATTCGCTCGACATTATGGACACCTTTCACTCCCTCGATCCTCTTCATGATCCTGCTCAGATGCTCCATGTCATGGATATCCAAGACGAGGTTGATCTCTCCCCTCTTTTCCTCTAGGCTTTTCGCTCCCAGATCCCTTATGTTGGTTCTCTCATCCGAGATGGCCGAAACTATCTTAGCCAGTATCCCCTGCCGGTCATCCATCTGGATGCGGAGTCTCACCTCATAGATCGTTTCCTCCCTCCTTTCCCATTCGACCGCTATCCTTCTCTCTGAATCGTAGAGCAGTTTCTCCACATTATGACAGGAGACGGAATGAACGGAAACCCCTTTCCCTCGCGTGATGTATCCTACGATTTCTTCTCCCATGATGGGATTGCAGCATTTCGCCAGATAGACCATGACGTCTCCCATCCCCTTCACCTTAACTCTCTTATCACCCAAGCCCAGGACCTTCTTGACGACCTTCGAGATGGCAAATTCTCTTCCTTCCCTCTCCTTCAGCTTCTCGGGGGGAACGAGCCGCGAGACGAGATGATGGGCTGTAACCTTCCCGAGCCCAACGGCGACAAAGAAATCGTCAAGGGATCTGAAGCCCAAGAATTCGAGCGCTTTTTCCAGGTTTTCATCTTCGCCGGATAGCTTTTTCAGGTCCATCCTGTACTTTTTGAATTCCTTCTCGCAGATCTCCCGTCCCAGGGTGATACTCTTGTTCCTCTCGCTCGCGATGAGATAGCTTCTGATCTTGTTCTTGGCTCGCGACGTCGTGGCGATGTTCAGCCAGTCGCGGCTCGGTCGATGCCCAGCAGACGTAATGATCTCGACGCGATCTCCACTCTGGAGTAAGGTCCTCAACGGGACGAGCTTTCCGTTGATTCTCGCACCTACGCATTGATGGCCAACATCTGTATGAATGGCATAGGCAAAATCTATAGGCGTCGCCCCTTTCGGAAAAGAAAGAATTTTCCCTTTGGGCGTGAAAGCATAGACCTCATCCGGATAGAGATCGACCTTAACGACCTTCAGAAACTCCCTGGGGTCCTTGACCTCCTGCTGCCATTCCATGAGCTGCCTCAACCACTGGACGTTGGTCAGGTCCCTCTCTCTGAGCTTTGCCTTTTCCTTGTACCTCCAGTGAGCGGCAACTCCTTCCTCCGCTATCCTGTGCATATCTTCAGTTCGGATCTGTACCTCGAAAGTCTCCCCATTTTGTGTGATCACCGAAGTGTGAAGGGATTGATACATGTTGGGTTTGGGCATGGCAATGAAGTCCTTGAATCTTCCCGGGACAGGCTTCCAGATGCTGTGCATGATCCCAAGGATGGCATAGCAGTCTCTGACCGTCCTGGTGATGATACGAAAGGCTACAAGATCATAGATTTGATCGAACGTGATCTGCTGATCCTTCATCTTTCTATGGATGCTGTATGGGCTCTTGATCCTGCCATGGATCTCAACCGGGATGTTCTGCTCGCTAAAGGTCTGTCTCAGGGTTCTGCTGATCTCTTCGATAAAAAGGCTGCTGATCCTCTTGCTGTTCTCGATATTCCTGATCAATTCCTCGTATGCCGCTGTGTCCTGATGTTTCAGGGCCAGCTCCTCGAGCTCATCTTTAATCTTTCCAATCCCCAGCCTGTGGGCGATGGGAGCGTAGATCTCAAATGTCTCCCTGGAGATTCTCTCCCTCCTCTCAGGAGCAAGATATTGAAGCGTTCGCATGTTGTGGAGCCGATCGGCAAGCTTGACCAGGATTACCCGGAGATCGTCGACCATGGCAAGGATCATCTTTCTGAGATTCTCCGCTTCCATCTCCTCCTTCGTCCGGTATTTTTCAATTTCTCCGATTTTCGTCACTCCATTCACGATGTGAGCGATATCCTTCCCGAAAGCATCGTGCAGCGCTTTGAGTGTCATATTCGTATCCTCAAGGATGTCGTGGAGCAATCCGGAGGCGACGCAGGAGATATCCAGTTTCAGGTCAGCAAGGATGTATGCAACTTCCAGCGGATGCGTAAGATACGGCTCGCCCGAGAGCCGCACCTGACCACGGTGTTCTTTTGCCGAAAAGATGTAAGCTTTCCTCAGGAAGGAGATATCGGCTTCTGGATCATAACCTTCGACTTTCTCGACGATATCCTCGAATCGAATCATAAGAGAAGATCAAAAAGTTATGAAGATTATATGAAACCGATATGGAAAAGACAAAGGGTTATTTCTTTCCCAGAAAGATCTCTTTCCAGACGATGAGGATCGGGCTGGCGATATATATGGAAGAATAGGTTCCCACGACGATGCCCACGAAGAGAACGAAGGCAAAGGGATTGATGACCTCGCCGCCAAGAAAGAAGAGGGCAATGACAACCACCCAGGTAAGCATTGATGTGATGACTGTCCGGCTCAGCGTCTGATTGATGCTCAGATTGATGAGCGCTTCGAAATCCATCCCAACCTTGAGCCGCATGTTCTCGCGGATGCGGTCGAAGACGACGATCGTGTCGTTGACGGAATATCCCACCAGAGTCAGGAAGGATGCAACGACCGGAAGATTGAACTCTTTCCCGAAGATGGAGAACAGGCCCAGCGTGATGAGGACGTCATGGAAGAGGGCGATGATAGCTGCGAGACCCCACTGGAACTGAAACCTGATCCATATATAGATGAGCATGCCAACCAGGGATCCCGCAATGGCTAGAAGCGCTTTGTTTCTAAGCTCAGGAGCCACGACAGGACCGATGAATTCTATGCGCCTCACTGAGAAATCTCCAAAGAAGGATCTCTCCTTCAGGAACAGGGCAATTTCCGGAGTCATTTCGGGAAGATTCTGCATCTCGGCGGAATCCTTTATGATCCCGGCATGATCGTCCCTGTACTTCAGGATCGCTTCTGCCAGATCCGATGCCCGATCCTCTCCTATTCCTGGAAAAGCGGAGAGTACAGCCTTGATCATGCTGGCATCGGCTATGTTCAAGTCTATGAGCCCATCCTTGACTTTCTGCATCTGAGACTCGTCTCTCAGGGAGTTCAGGATCGTCTCCGCCGATTCTCCCTTCTCCGCAATGAGAGGCATTCGAATCATTATCTCGTTTTCCTGGTCTTTAATCTGCTGGATCTGGGCTTTCCCCAATCCTTCTCTGCCGAGCTTATCCCTTATCTCCTGAACGGATCTTTCCTGGATGAATCTGATCCTGACTTCCGTTCCTCCACTGAATTCGATCCCCATGTTAACTCCCTTAAGAAAAAGAGAAACGACTCCGATCACGATCATGACAACGGAGATGGAGATCCAGATGTATTTCCTGCCCATGAAGTCGATCTTAGTATCCTTGAAAAATTGCATCATTCCCTCTCTATATCTATATGCTCAACTTTTTGATCTGCATGCCGCTCAGAACATGGTCGAAGATTGTCTTCGATACGAAGACGGCTGTGAACATGCTGATGACGATTCCTATGCTAAGGGTCACCGCGAAGCCTCTCACTGGTCCGGTTCCGTACTGGAAGAGGAAAAGTGCCGCAATCAGGGTTGTTACATTTGTGTCAATGATGGTGATCAGTGCTCGCGAGAACCCGGCATCCACAGCAGATTTTACAGTCTTCCCGACGCGCAACTCTTCCCTGATCCTCTCGAAGATCAGGACATTCGCATCTACTGCCATACCTATAGTCAGGATCAAGCCAGCGATCCCGGGCAGCGTGAGCGTCGCCTTGAAGTAAGCCATGGCTCCGAGGAGGATGAGGACGTTCAGGAGGAGAGCTGCGATAGCGTTAATACCGGATAGTCGGTAGTAGAAGGTTATGAAGATGATGATTGCTGCGAATCCTATTAGACCTGCCCTGATCCCTCGCTTTATGGAATCAACTCCAAGTGAGGGACCGACAGTCCTCTGTTCCAGAATTTCCATCCCTGCCGGAAGGGCGCCCGACCTGAGCTTCAGGGCAAGGTCTTCAGCCTCATGAATACTGAATCCTCCTTCGATGATTCCAGAATCGGAGATGACCGCCTGGATGACCGGAGCCGATACGATCTTCCTGTCGAGCAGGATGGCCATTCTCTTATGCAGATATTCCCTTGTCGCCTGCTCGAATCGTTTGCCAGCATCGGTCGTCAGGAAGAAGTCGACGGCAGGTTCCCCCCAGCGATTCTGCCCCCTTCGCGCAGTCTTCAGGTCGCTCCCCGCAATGGTCGATACTTTCTTGAGCGGCCAGTAGAGCGTTACCCTCCGTCCATCACTGGTAATGACGTCCTGGGTGTAGATTTCCGTATCGCCAGGGATACTTCCGCCGAACCACTGGAGGAGGATCTCCTTGCTATCCGGAGGATTGAATTCGGTCATTCCTGGCGGGTAAGTGACCGCCTTCCATTCGAGAAGCGCCTGGGATTGGATCAGGCTAATGACCCTCTCAGGATTTTCCACTCCAGGTAGCTGGATTAGAATCCTGTCTCCTCCGGCTACTCCCTCCCTCTGGATGGTTGGATCCGTCACCCCGAACTGGTCCACTCTGTTTCTTATAGTCTCAAGTGATTGCCGGCAAGCGAGGTCCTCTATATAGTTTGCAGTAGCTTGAGGCATCGTCAGAGTCCACACGCCGCCCCCTCTGTTGCTGAAATCCCAGCCAGAGTACTGGTTTTCAAGGAGCTTATCCACCTGATCGTACTGGGTCGCCTCAATCCCTTCTATCTTTACCGTTCGCTCATCTTCTCTTCCTATAGTTTTATAGATTATTCCGGCATCCTTGAAATGCTGCTCCAACCTCTGCGCGACGAGATTGACCTCTGCCCGGATGGCATCTGCCGTCTTGACCCTCATCACAAGATGCATCCCACCTTTCAGATCGAGGCCTAGGCTGATCTTCTTCTTTGGAGGAAAAATGAGATATATGGACAGAGCCACGACGGCGATTATGATCAGGTTCTTCCATAGATACTTTTTCTGCATCTCCAATCCTTTCTAACTTTCAGTGGCTTCTTCGTGGCTTACCAGGCCCACGATGGCGTTCTTGGCAACATCGATCTTGATCTTATCGGCGATGCGAAGCTGAATGATCTGGTCCGAAATGCCGACGACCGTACCGTAGATCCCCCCGCTTGTGACCACCCTGTCGCCATTCTTCAGGTTTTTGATCATTTCCTGAAGCTTCTTCTGCTTCTTCCTTGCCGGCGCGATCAGCAGAAAATAGAAGACGACGAATATGAGGATGATCGGGATGAGCGATATGAAGAGGTTGCCTTGTTCTCCTTGTGCTGGAGCCATGATGACCTCAGGGAACGAGCCGAACAATAATAGAGTCGAGAAATTCATAATCAATGTTCCATCCTTCTTCGCCTTTGCTGAGTGTTATTTAAATTTCAAAGTTTTTATGATGTTATATTTATAAAATATTGTCAAGAATATGCAGCATATTTATTTAAACTCCCACCTTTCTTTATAGAACCATCATGTTTTTCAAGGACCTATGGACTCTTTGCCCGATTTTTTTCATAATGTGGGATAAATGGACGAGAACTGCAGGATCGACAGGAAAAACGATTCTCATTTTCTCTATTTCCCTCTGCTGGAGCGTATGCCCCATGTTCGACATGTTCTCTTCCTGAATCACTCCAGGCTGTATCCGGGAAAAGATAGGGCTTTGCGCAACTGCCTCTCAGAAGAGGATCTCTCTGGAGGGGAGCTCTTGAAAGCCCTGGATCTGCCGGCATCGGCCCTGGTCTCCCTGCAACAGGTTCACGGGAAACGCTGCATTGCGGTATCAGAAAGAAATGCCTCGCTGGTTCAGAGTTCAGAAGGGGACTGCCTGATTACTTCGGAGAAGGGAATTGCCATAGCCGTGCATACGGCTGATTGCTTTCCCGTGATGATCGTCGATGCTGAAGCGAAAGCTGTCGCCTGCATCCATGCAGGCTGGCGAGGAATCGCAAGCGGCATAATCGAGGTGGCACTCGAACGAATGATGGAGGTTTACTCCTGCCGGATGAATGAAATGGTTGTCACCATCGGACCGGGGATCGAGAAGTGCTGCTATACAGTAAGGGAGGACCTCCTCGATGCATTCCAAAAGCAGGGAGTTGCTTTGGAGCGCTTCATAACAGGCGACGGTGATAGATCGTTCCGCCTCTCTCTTCGGGAGATCATTCAGGATAAGCTCCAGCGATCGGGAGTAAAACACCATGAGATCCATCACACAGGATTGTGCACCTGCTGCTCTCCCCTGAATCTTCCATCTTACAGAAGAGATGGAATGGCAGCAGGATGCATCCTCTCGGCTATCATGCTCCTTTGAGAAGAAATGAGGATTGCCAGTTGACAGTGAGGAGCCTTTCTCTGATAATCTGATGATCTGACTATCTAAACGTTAAGGAAGAAGGAACGATGAGGAAGAGATATTCATCAATCATCGATAATGCAATCAGGGATCACGTTTCGCTCGTCGAAGCCTTTTTCAAAGAAGGTCTCAGTAAGCTTGTGACTCTCGGCGATGCGATCGCCTCATCGCTCGAGGCAGGCGGCAAAGTTCTTCTTTTCGGAAATGGCGGCAGCGCAGCCGATGCCCAGCATATCGCCGCAGAGCTCGTCAACAGGCTCGAGAAAAACAGAAAGGCTATTCCTGCGATCGCGCTCACAACGGACAGCTCGATCATCACGAGCATCGCGAACGATATTTCGTTTCGCGCAATATTCGCCAGGCAGATAGAAGCTCTCGGCAAAGCCGGGGATATCGCTATCGGGATCAGCACGAGCGGAAAATCTAGAAATGTTTACCTGGGACTCAAGACGGCTTCACGAATGGGGCTCGCAACGGCTGCTCTTCTGGGTCGTGATGGTGGGGAGATCAAGAGCGTCGCATCCATTCCGATTATCGTCAGGGGAAAAGATACCCAGAGGATCCAGGAGGTTCACGCCATCATCGGCCACCTTATCTGCCAGATCGTCGAAACCCGACTTATCCAAGGCAAACGCTATTAAAGGCCGCCGAGCAGCACCTTCACAGCTTCAGCATCGGGGGAACCCGGATTGAGATCTACGAACTTCTTGAAGTGGCTCTTGGCCTCTTCTATTTTCCCTGATGCGAGAAGGAGATAGCCAAGCTGCAAATGTGCTCCTGCATGATTCGGATTCAACTCAACGGCTTTTTGGAAAGCCTCCATAGCATTAGCCTTGTCACTTGCCGTGATATTCTTCTTGTTGATGATGGAGACCCCCACATTGTAGTAGATGGTATCGGCATTCCTGGGGTTCAGTTCGATGACTTTCCTGTAGGCTTGCTCCGATCTGGTGTAATCCCCTTTCCTGCTGTAGATCCTCCCGAGAGCGATGTATGCATTGACATCGTCAGGATATTGCTCGATGATCTTCTGATATACCGCTTCGGCGTTCCCCTCTTGGCCACTCTCCATGTACAGCTCAGCCAGCCCGCTCAGGACTCTGGAGCTGTCAGGAGAGATCTCCAGCTCCTTCTTCAGCTCTTCTACCGCTGATGGAATCTCTCCCTTCTTTCTAAGGATGTTCGCGAGCGAATAGTGCATCATGGGAAGTTTTGGATCTATGGCCAGGGCCTTTCTCAGAGATTCCGCTGCATCATCAAGCCTTTTCAGTTCCATGAAGATTTTGCTCATCTCCAGATAGATGGTGGCGCTTTTCTCCTCCGTGGAAGCCTTTTCATAGAGCTCTATCGATTCCTCCAGTTTTCCCTGCGAGTAAAGGGAGCGAGCCCTGTCAAGTGTGGAGAGCTGGATGACCTCAGGGGGAGCAGTTGCCGCATCTTCGCCGGCAATCTCCACGATACCCTGTTCAAAAGAGGATCTGGGAGCAACAATGAAATCTATGATGACCTTGCCCCCCGGTTTAGCTATGATCTGGGGATGGTTCTGCGTGATTCCAAGATCCGTGTCCACGTTTGTTAAGAGTTCTTTCCTGGAATCCCTGCTCTCCACCTTGATGTGCCTCACGAGGTATCCCTCTATGATGGGATACATCCTCCATGTCCCTGGTTCATGATATAGAAGCATGGGGTTATAGAACTCCCCCCTTTTGTTCGTCATCATCTCCGTCTTAACGCCAGCAATGGCCACATGCTCGCAGACTATCTTCACCTTTGCCATGGGATTCCCCTGGTCATCCTTGACTGTCCCTTCCACCTCAGTAGTCTGAGCAAAGACAGGAATCCAGACCAAAAAAAGAGAGAGGATCATCATTATGATCTTTCTCATACTCGCTCCACCGGTGAGGAGAGATTCATCACATTTATCCCTTCATGATGATCACAATTAAAAAAATTATATATTGCCCTGACGGGTTGTGCAACGATCAGATCTTCTTAACATAGATGCTGGATGCGATTGGATAATCGATGGCGATTGTGGTCTCACCGATCTCGATGACGAATGAGGGGTTTCTCTGATGCATCTTGACGATGGAACCGGGGATGATCCCGAGCGCGCTCAACTTGTTGAGGCGGTCATGATGTTTGGGAGCTATGAAGACAATCTTGCCTTTTTCTCCAAGCTGAAGATTGGTTAAAGGCTTTACGAGAGGTTCCAGTTCCGTTTTAAGAACGCTGCAACATTGCCCCGATGGAATCACCTTTCCGTGCGGGCAATGCGAGGGGTGGCTCAGGAACGTGCAGACAGAATCCGTGACGGAGGGGGAGAGGATGTGCTCGAACTCGCATGCCTGACTTTCCACATCTTCTTCTGAAACTTCAAAGAGGGTGGACAGCAGCAACTCGGCAAGCCTGTGCCTCCTGATGATCTCCTTTGCCAGATCCTCGCCTCTTTCCGTCAACTCTATCTTCTCCGTCTCCCACCTGATAAGCCTATTCCTGGCCATTTCCTGAAGGAATTCCCCGGAAGGACTTACCTTGGTCCTCTTCTGGAGTTCGGAATAGGACACTTCTCCTTCTTCCTGCATGGTCCAAATCTCCTCCAGAAGCTCCTCAATGTTCTTATCCATCATTCACCTTCTCTTCTTTTTGCTCAATCCAAATATCTTCCTGAACAAACTCGCTATTTTCGATTCATCCGGGAATTGATAGTTGCACCTGGGACACCAGATGATATCACATCCGGAATGAAGCGGGCATGCTGAACAGGGGATTTCCCCTTTCTCAAATCTATGCCCGCAAAGCGGACACTTATATATCTTCTCATTCGAGGACAACATCTAACCACCTGAGAACGAAATTTAAGAGTCCACCGATCAGAATGGCAAAGGGGAAGATGAATGCAGCCACGATTGCAGCAACTTTTAGACCTTTTTCTTTTATAATCATGAAGAAGTTGGCTATGCAGGGAATGAAGAGCGTGATGGTGACGAGGCTGACCACGATCTGCACGGGGTCGAGGAGAGCTTCCTCCGCCATCCGGTACAGTCCTGCAGCACCAAAATCCCTCCTGAGGAAGCCGATCAGAAAAGATTCGGCTGCCTTTTCAGGCAGTCCGAGGAAGCCGCTGACGATGGGTGCGGCCACTTTCTCGGAGACCAGCAGGATCCCCAGTCTGTCGGATACAAAGAGTATGACTGTTCCTAGAATGAAGAGAGGAACCGCTTCTTTGAGATACCATTCCATCCTCGCCAGCGTCTTGGTGATCAGGTTGGAGATCTTCGGCCATCGCAGCGGCGGGATCTCCAGGATGAAATCGGAACTCTTCCCCGGGATGATCTTCGATGCGAGT is a genomic window of Acidobacteriota bacterium containing:
- the secD gene encoding protein translocase subunit SecD; translation: MQKKYLWKNLIIIAVVALSIYLIFPPKKKISLGLDLKGGMHLVMRVKTADAIRAEVNLVAQRLEQHFKDAGIIYKTIGREDERTVKIEGIEATQYDQVDKLLENQYSGWDFSNRGGGVWTLTMPQATANYIEDLACRQSLETIRNRVDQFGVTDPTIQREGVAGGDRILIQLPGVENPERVISLIQSQALLEWKAVTYPPGMTEFNPPDSKEILLQWFGGSIPGDTEIYTQDVITSDGRRVTLYWPLKKVSTIAGSDLKTARRGQNRWGEPAVDFFLTTDAGKRFEQATREYLHKRMAILLDRKIVSAPVIQAVISDSGIIEGGFSIHEAEDLALKLRSGALPAGMEILEQRTVGPSLGVDSIKRGIRAGLIGFAAIIIFITFYYRLSGINAIAALLLNVLILLGAMAYFKATLTLPGIAGLILTIGMAVDANVLIFERIREELRVGKTVKSAVDAGFSRALITIIDTNVTTLIAALFLFQYGTGPVRGFAVTLSIGIVISMFTAVFVSKTIFDHVLSGMQIKKLSI
- the yajC gene encoding preprotein translocase subunit YajC, producing MAPAQGEQGNLFISLIPIILIFVVFYFLLIAPARKKQKKLQEMIKNLKNGDRVVTSGGIYGTVVGISDQIIQLRIADKIKIDVAKNAIVGLVSHEEATES
- the pgeF gene encoding peptidoglycan editing factor PgeF, yielding MDENCRIDRKNDSHFLYFPLLERMPHVRHVLFLNHSRLYPGKDRALRNCLSEEDLSGGELLKALDLPASALVSLQQVHGKRCIAVSERNASLVQSSEGDCLITSEKGIAIAVHTADCFPVMIVDAEAKAVACIHAGWRGIASGIIEVALERMMEVYSCRMNEMVVTIGPGIEKCCYTVREDLLDAFQKQGVALERFITGDGDRSFRLSLREIIQDKLQRSGVKHHEIHHTGLCTCCSPLNLPSYRRDGMAAGCILSAIMLL
- a CDS encoding SIS domain-containing protein; the protein is MRKRYSSIIDNAIRDHVSLVEAFFKEGLSKLVTLGDAIASSLEAGGKVLLFGNGGSAADAQHIAAELVNRLEKNRKAIPAIALTTDSSIITSIANDISFRAIFARQIEALGKAGDIAIGISTSGKSRNVYLGLKTASRMGLATAALLGRDGGEIKSVASIPIIVRGKDTQRIQEVHAIIGHLICQIVETRLIQGKRY
- a CDS encoding tetratricopeptide repeat protein; this translates as MRKIIMMILSLFLVWIPVFAQTTEVEGTVKDDQGNPMAKVKIVCEHVAIAGVKTEMMTNKRGEFYNPMLLYHEPGTWRMYPIIEGYLVRHIKVESRDSRKELLTNVDTDLGITQNHPQIIAKPGGKVIIDFIVAPRSSFEQGIVEIAGEDAATAPPEVIQLSTLDRARSLYSQGKLEESIELYEKASTEEKSATIYLEMSKIFMELKRLDDAAESLRKALAIDPKLPMMHYSLANILRKKGEIPSAVEELKKELEISPDSSRVLSGLAELYMESGQEGNAEAVYQKIIEQYPDDVNAYIALGRIYSRKGDYTRSEQAYRKVIELNPRNADTIYYNVGVSIINKKNITASDKANAMEAFQKAVELNPNHAGAHLQLGYLLLASGKIEEAKSHFKKFVDLNPGSPDAEAVKVLLGGL
- a CDS encoding metal-dependent transcriptional regulator yields the protein MMDKNIEELLEEIWTMQEEGEVSYSELQKRTKVSPSGEFLQEMARNRLIRWETEKIELTERGEDLAKEIIRRHRLAELLLSTLFEVSEEDVESQACEFEHILSPSVTDSVCTFLSHPSHCPHGKVIPSGQCCSVLKTELEPLVKPLTNLQLGEKGKIVFIAPKHHDRLNKLSALGIIPGSIVKMHQRNPSFVIEIGETTIAIDYPIASSIYVKKI